In Osmerus eperlanus chromosome 4, fOsmEpe2.1, whole genome shotgun sequence, the sequence AGAGATGACTCAACTTAAAAATACACAGCTTTGGATCAGGGTAATGCATGGTTAAGTGACCAATGCGATCTGCCCCAAGTAGATCGCTGCTTAAAACATCATCTCTGCAAACCACAGATAGAACTGTGGTTGAATCGCCATTAGTTGCAATTCTGACAGATGTGAGCAGGTCATTAACCAGGCTCCAAATTTCAGCATGACACATTTCATGAATATACATTAGAGGACCCAATCTGCCCAATTTCAGGACAATGATTCTAAATGCATGTACTTACAATTAGCGACTTCATGAAAGAAAGAATTATTGTCATCAGTGCAACAGAAAACTGGAGCACATACATCTGCTTGCTTCACAATCAATGCATATACAGACATCAGGTAACCCTTTCCCATTTTTGCAAAATCAAGCACACGAGcaagagaaaaacagaaaggATGTCTCATTGCGTGTTAGTGATATCTTTGTATATGTACATGACATATATGCATGTTCTTTTCTTCTTAGTGCATATGTTCCTTGCAGACCAACATCTATTCTTTAAAAAGGGTAGAGGGCCGTTACAGGGCCAGTGTCCCACCTCTCTCAGGCAGAGTTGAAAGGAAATTGCCTCCTCAGAAATCACTGATTTGAAACTCGGAAAAGAATTGAGGCTTCAGATgatacttttttgtttttgtttccttTTCAACTCCTCTGTGAAAGTTCACTTCATTCGATGGCATGTTGTTGCCCATTTTTCCCGGATGTCCCACTCTGTTTCATTATTGTCATTGCAAAAGCTTTTCTTTGGACATGTCCCAGGGGTGAGAGGTGGCTACCATTAAGGTTGTTGCTTTTATATGTAAttcattttttatatatttatatatatatatatattttcatacatttctttttttttctttttcctcaaTCATATGGAGTTTTACTTTGGCAATGCTGGGGGAATATTCTGCTCTTTGCCAGTGTGTCTGGGGCCCCCCTGGGGGGAGCTGCGCCGGGCCGGTGGGGGGCGTCTCTGTTCGCGGAACTTGAGGCCCCCACTGCCTCGGGGTCCGTTGCTGCGGTAACCTTGGGAGTCGCGTGGGGGCCGGCTCTCTTTGcactcccagcccccctctcgcTCGTGGGTCTTGTCCTGCCTGTCTCCAGGGCTGCTCCCGCTGCTGGAGCCGGGCTCCTCGGCCTTGTTGACGCGCAGCTCCCGCAGGGGCTGGCCTGCCGCGCTGCCGGAGGGGGACGGGGCCTGGGCGGAAGCTGGGGGAGGGTAGTCCTTGGGTGGTCGCTGGCAAACCTCGGCATAGCTGAGCTTGCGGGGCTCCTGCAAgagaaaaaaatgaagaaagTTATTTAGGGCTCTGAAAAGAACCCCAAAAAATCAGTCAAGGAAAAGAGCATGATTGTTTGACAGTTTCTTTGTAAATAACATTACATTTTGCAACTGCCATGTCTTACCATTACAGGGATGGGGgcagtggtggtggaggtgctggtggtgctggaggCGCTGGTGCTCGCAGCAGCTTGTGAGGACGACACGACACTGGGTTGAGGCTTAGGACCAGGTAGGGGCTGCGTGGAAGAGGGTGGGTTGGGCGTGGTGGGAGGCGGGGCTGACTGCTGGGCCACCTTGGGGGCGGGGGGCTCGGCTCGCTCCACTTTCTTCTCATGATGGGTCACACTGAAGGACAGGAAGGTCATTAGTCCCAGATCAACTCCTTGGGTATGGGAACCGGCCTTCTAAAAGGCACTTGGTGCTAATTCAGTGACACGGCTCAAATTGATCCCAGTAAAGCAAACCTAAAAGCAATCCTCGCTATTGCCAATTTGAGGAAAAAAAATGGCAGTGAGCAGTACTGGTTTACAGGGTCTTACCTGGGGGCGGGTGGTCCATGGGGCTGTGCAGCAGGTTTGGCTACAGGCTGAGCAAGACTGGAAACAGGTGCAGTTTCCTCTGGGGCCGGGGCAACGTGTGCACTGGCTTCCTTACTGGCTTGTTCCGTCTGCTACGGAACACAGACCAGACGTTCATGGAACTAAACTAGTGACTCAGGAGTGGTTGCGCTAACACTAAATGGGTGATCTCATTTATATCTTAAGGTTTCACTTCTTGATCACCGGCAGGACATCTCGCATGAAAAAGCCAGAAGTTGTAAGAATAAATGTTGTGTGACAATAttaaaaacataaatacatacacatTGTGGATATTATCCATTTGCAGAAAACTTAGAATCTCTTCTAACTAAATGTTCAAACTAAAACATGAAAGCTAGAAAACGCATAGAAAAAATCCTGAAATGGTGATTGGTGTGGTGATTTCGGGGGCTGACAGCTGATTAGCATGTCTTACCTTGTCCTTGTTCAGACCGCGCACTACGTCAGACATTCGGTTTTCCAGAACGGGCTCCCCCTGTGTGCTGACCACACTGCCAGGCAGAGGGGGGAAGTTGGTCGCAGCCAGGTCAAACTTGGGGGGTGAAAGCTTCACCTCAGCCAGGGGTGTGGGCCTCTGAAAAGggcaagggaggaggggggggtagtgAGAGTCAGGGCACAGGAGATGTCGGAAATATCAGGCAGGTACGTTTGTTTATTTGGGCCTCATGTAGGCCAGAATGTTGCGTTCTCCACTGACGAGTGTGATGATAGTCAATTCTAATCTAACAGAAGACTAGATGTGTAGCTACCGGGATGcgctcgtcctctctcctcctccgggTGCCTCTGTAGGTACTCCTCCTATAGTGGGAAGAAAAAGGAGGCGCATACAGGTGGAGTCAAGGTCCTTACACCTGGATAAACCCTGGTGTGTTGCAGGGCAGGTGGTAAGTAGGCTTGAGGCGCAGCCCGAACCGCTAGCCAAGACCCTCAGATCTCATAATCTTGGCGCTCATCGGGGGCAGGCGTGGAGGATCATAGcttagggggagggagaaggaggaggagatggggggggggggggttacagggGAGAttatggagagaagagagaaaacccAAAGCCATTCCCCTCCACCGCCTGCCTTTCCCTCTATGCGCAGTATGTTCTCATCATCGGGTCCATCAAGGGCTGTCTAAGGGAGTAGAGTTGCATTTCAAAACAACAACTTTGCAGAAAAGCCTGAATCGGGGAGCCAGGTGGCTTTACCTTCCACGCCCAGCCATGCCGTCGTCAGTGGGGTCCGATGAGAGGTGCGGGAAGGCTGCGTTCATGTCGGTGGGGGCCTGTACCGAGGCCGGgttgctggggggctgggggctgcggAGGCCGGTCAGGCTCTCCTGGGGGGTCGCAGCCGCAGGGCCCACCTCGCCTGACCTCATCTGGGGCTTCACATGGTTTCTGttgggggggggcgaggagggaAGGGTGTGACGACGTGCCTGGAGCTCGCCTACACGTTGTAGGCTTCGATGTTCACACAGGCACAGCATGAATGCGGGGTGTGCCAAGGAAGACTTAGTAGACTTGTAGTGTCTGTTGTACAAATGTGGCGACATGCAACTGATGTGCCAAGGGGCAtttcctttaacccttgtgttatcttcgggtcattgtgacccatcagttgttgtgacccaccgtcgtattgcaacaactttaccacatcaaaaaacaaagtaaagcattttcttttaaccgttgggctgtctcagaccccctacattgcgaaggttaaaataaaattattttttatttgcttttgtattgggtaaacacaacgatggttcgttatgaacctttgggtcatgtgacaccgaaggcagcacaagggttaagcttctACCGTGGTGTTAAGACTCGTCAACGCATAAGACTCCAGGGGTCTCTAACCCTTTTCCTGGAAAGCTACCTGCCTGTTTTTTGCACCAACCTCACTCGTTTGACCTGATTCAACACTAGTTACCTAATCAACCAgctaattattagaatcaggtgtgcttgATTAGTGCTGGAGCAGGtggctctccaggagcagggtagagACCCCTGCGACAGATCTCCAAGCATCTTGATAAGTGGCTAGGTCATCTGCTAGGACATCTGCTAGGACAGTTTGCTTCTTAAATAATTGAACAGAGCCATCAGGGAGCATTGGTGCTTGTGAAAGTTAGTTGTCAAACCAGCATCTAAAAATAAACCTTTAAATGGGAAATGTGTCAGGGAGCAGCCCCCTTTTCATGACAAGCTGATTATAATGACGACTTTTGCCAGGGGTGACAAAGCCAGAGAAAACAAAATGGGTGGTATGCTGTCTTAATTATCCCTTCCTTCATCTGGCACCTTCAGATCAATAAGGCAGTCCTCAGAGATGTAGTGaatacagcaggaagagaagagggaaggggaggagaaactAAACCAATTTGTCCCCACTGCCCACATTCCCTCTTCGTACAACACAATCTAATAAAGTCTGACATGGCCTTGGCATGTTTGACAGCATATGCCGGTCTCTGACAAATTCCAAGCTGATTTATTCAGTTAGAAACTTCTTACGTCAGGGTGTAAGAAGGTTATGATAGTCTCCTCATCTCTCACTGTATCATGTTTCTTTGGCCAAATTGACACCTTTACCAAATAAGGCTGAGGCAACATAACCATTCATACAAAATCAAGAAAGCAGTGATgaagtgataaaaaaaaatcataatgcAGTgaaaagatggggggggggtcactgttTTCAAAGCAAGGTAGTAGGCATTACAGTTACTTCCAAGACAATGACTGAAAGCTTCCTTATAGGCCAAAACGGGTTATTTATCAATAACTTACCTGACAAACTTGTATATTATATTATAGTAATTAACTTAAAAATCATTCAAACGTATTGCTTGGCAAGTGGCATGGGACCCTTTATGGATTTAGGAATGGGGGTAGCAGTGAAGCTGATTGTATAGAAGGGTTATACCTGAAGGCATTTATTACATTCTTTCTTGAATAGAGGGGGACACTGTTGGGACAGTAAGAAGACAGCGAGTGAAGAGCTTTCAGTTCCCAACAGAGCAAAGGTTACAATATCTCTGGAAGAACCCATGAATGAATCCTGTGAGACACAGTACACTGGGAGCATGCAGCATCTAGCACCACTccagcaggacacacagacCATTGTTCACAATGGTTACGTTTCTACAAAGTACCACATCAAGATCTGCGCAACACGCTGAGCCGCTGCGTTCAAAACCTACCGGTTTCTGTTGAAGGGCCGAGAGATATTGAGAGAGTTCGAGCCCGTTTTGTAGTGCCCGGGAGAGTTGAACCCGTTGACAAAGCCACTGTTCGGAAACGGTGCCTGGGGAGGAAGAAATACCGCAATGATGCTTGTTCTACGGCAAAGTACATCTCAAAAAACCTGTCCGGGCAAATGAGTTCCCCCAATTCCTTTTTATCTAGACGTGTGCTTTGAAAGGTTCTGCAGTTATCCACGTTTGTCACTAATTTGCCATAGACTTGCTTGCTTACCAGGGGGGTCTCAAAGTAGGGTGCTGGGGAGGTTGTCCAGGTGGGGGGGACGATGCCGTAGACAGGATACTGCTGCTGAGGGTAGACGGGCTGCATGTAGAGAGGTGAACTGTACTGGGACTGGGTCTGTGTCTGCTGGGCGTACATGCTGCTGTCCATGCTACGGTAGCCATTCTTAGCAAAGAACGTGTTGATGGCCTTTATTCTTGCCTGAGGGTGGGAaacaaatgtgttttaaaaGAGTGAGAATGAAGAATTAGCAGAGAACGACACTGCAACAATTAAGGGTGTGAAGCAACTCACCATGATGGGTTTTCCCTGAAATGTTTTTACTTCCTCTCTTAAGTATCGGTGCGCCTGGAAGGAAAGCAGTTCTTCATGAGTATGTTATCGAGGCTATATTGACTCTTCAAATCCACTGTGCATTACAGCTTTGGGCGTGTAattatgttgttttttgtttaccTGTTGAGCATCCGTGTCTGATTGGAATGTGATGTACCAGTTATTGTTGTGCGCAAATTCCACACTTATCACCTTCGGACAGTTGTCATTTTTAAAGAgggcctccacttcctgttgaaATGGAAAAACAAATCCGTTTTAACTATGGACATTCAAATCTAAATATGGTTTATTAGTCACCTCAAAGAAAATCCTTCCTCCTTTGAAATGCCAGATTGAAATACTTGAGGTCATAAAAGCCCACGAGGACAGCTGTAGACTTGAGTGTTACCTCCACGGGCGTCGTCTCAGGAACCTCCCTCAGGATGATGATGCAACGCTTGTGATTGGGACggaccttctctcccttctcatcCACCTGTACCATcggagaggctgagggggacAAAAGCGGGTTTGATCAGCACTATGCAACGTCACGTGCACCCAGTTTGACCACGATCATGCGTGGTTGCCTACCTACATACCCTTTGCTCCCTCAATCAAAAATGTCACCTACATCTCAACACGTCCAAGATGAGGTCCATGTCAGTGGTGTGGGCCTTGATGCCTTCCATGCTGGCGATGGTCCAGATGGGGACAAACTGGTCACTGTCCATCTGGGACATTAGGTACAGGTCCTTGGACAGGTTCTCCCTAGAGCACAAGGAAAGCAGATAAGCAAACCAAACCAAAACGGTCGCAAGTCTATCACACGTTTTATGAAGATGTCTCAAATCAAATTCCAAAGCCTTACAAGGTCATACTGAGAATACTATATTCTTCTTTACGCAAATCAAAAATGTGGGGTAACACAGGTGAGTATTATAAAGCATGGGGAATAAGGTCTATCTTGCCATACCCTCTATTTATATGCATTTATAGGAGACTCACCTAGAGAAGTAGAACTCCAGCTCTTTCTTGAGTACCTCCCGCAGGTtctctgaggggaggggctgcTCGGCCGTCATCTTGGAGACCacttaaaagaaaaagaacaaaCATCTGTTAACTATATTAAAGGAACACGCAGTAACGAGGGAATTGTAGTCCTTTGTGCCGCAGTTTTGCCATTCATACTGAGGTCAGGACGTGAAATGTGACTGACCTGCGGTGGTGACGTCAGCAGGGGGGAACCCTGGGTCTGAAGGATCCATGCCGTTCACAGCGACCTCTGCAGCCGCCGCCGCAGGGCTAGCCTCCTCGAGGGGGAGGACGCAGACTGGGTATGGTTTACATACAGCAGGGGAAGTCTCAGAATAACCTGGAGCACAAGAGTGTCACTGATGAATACCAATTATTGAGTTCATAACATTTTTGGTGGAGCTGTAAAGTTCAAAGTTGTCTGGGTCTTGTCACCCTCTGTGATGTCGGCCTGGGGCCACTGGGAGCCATCGTCTGCCTCAGCAGGAGCCTCGCTGGCAGCCACAGGCATCTCCTGCCACACCTTGGCATTGGGGTTCAGACCTGCGCCCTTGGAGGTGACCTTCAACAAGAGATAAACCATGACAAAGAAGTTGACGAAGCCATTGGACTATGTTACGAGTTTATCAAACGGAACTTAAAAAGGCACAGCTTTTAGTAGGAAAATAATTATGAAAATGCTACGTTGAATCCTGGCTGAACTCATTGCCACCAGAGTAACAACATACCAGAGTAACAACAATTCAATCACAATTTGTTTCCATCACAAAGAGCTGAAAAACATTTTGCAAGTGTAACCGAGTGTAACCGGCCAACTCCCCCCTCAGTATAAATAACACCCACCTCATCTTAGACCTAGTCTTAAGGTGGCGTAGCTGGCTAAAGATGTATTTTTGAGGCCCTAATTCAACCCCAGCAGTGAgcagaaggggaggaaggggatgcTGACATTGCGATGACACCAGTTACACaaacagaaacttcaaactagTAAATAGCACATTAAGGGTGTCAATAGTTAGTATGCATAaatgacaaaaaacaaaactcaaattGATGTAATTTTATTgtacagtgtgatgtttttaagcaaaaaacaaaacaaaaacaaagttgTTTGAACACTGATTCTCGTACATAACTAAATCTTCCAACGACTTCATTACAATCGACATACTAACATATAGTATACAGCGAGCTACGGGAAGAATGATAAGTATGAACACACATGCAGTGCCATTGCATAACCATGCCTGCATTATGGGATGTCAGATACATGTTTGCAAAAAGAGTGCATAGTTACCGCAAATCCAAATCCAGCATTATAGTTGGAGGACAAATTGCCAATCTACAGTTCCAAGCAGAACATTGAAGGCATGGACAAGCCCTTTTCAATGCAGACTGCTTCTCGCCATTACCAAAAGATAAGCCTTTAGCGAGGAGTCATAACAATGCTTAAGTTGTTTTACACAAGCAATGGTCTGGCATTGACCCAAAGGTTCAGCTACACAAGATTCAAGGTGGCTCAAATGCTATTAATACACTCACTGAACGTGTTTGGGTGTACATATGTGGCTTAAAAACATACAATATGTAGAGGTGTGCTACGATATAGCTCAGTTAACCATTAAACATACTGACTACAGAAACACAGTAGCATGTCACGTGGCTGCAAAAATCCCCAACCCCTTTAGTCCTCCATAGGACCAAATTGGAGACGCTAAATGTTAAACAGTCCTGAATAATTCATGTATTGGACTTTAAAAAGGTTCAAAAATGTACGTACAAAACATAAAATCTACTGCAAAAGTGATGTATTATTTTTTTGTGCATGAAAATGGTACACATTGGGTTTGATGATTGCTCAGGACACTGGTCCACAGCCGACACCACCTGCTACAAAGATCCACCCCGTTACCTCGAAATGAGTATACGGTCTGACAACAACAGCTGTCACAACTCGACATTTAATTAACATGTACATTGTACATATAACTCAATTTTCACCCAAAGCGAGTTCACCACATTGGTTGCCTGTCTGAGTGGCTGTGTTGGACATTTATTCACATGATAACCACAGAAGGTGTGCCTAGACGCACGAGTTAGCCAGCTGTAACATCTGCTAGATCCTGTGCTAAGCTAGCCATATATCTTGGAAGCCAAGTCAGCTGACTGCGCTGCAAAGGCCAGCCAGGCAATTGCAACGCATATTATATATGCTAGCTACTTAGCTAGCGGCAGTCAAAGGTCTGCTCTAAACAATTTCTCGGTAATCAACTAGCTCTACACCGGTTAGCAAGGTACATGATTTAAATCATGTAAGATTGAGTGGCTGTGTAGTTACATGGCTCCGAACTTAGAGCCCCTGCGTGATTCCCATTAACAGCCCACCAACCAAATGGCTAAACACTTCTCACAACTtaaagtactgtacagtagctagtctagctataaTGATTACTCAGCACACTGCTAAATTGGATAGCTTGCTAGCACGAGTAGACTAGAGCTAAATTTATTGATGACAGCTGtgcacaggcagagacagactagCGCCCTTTGGCTAACGCCCGATTAGCACGTTGGATGAGATAGCTAGCGAACGCGTTACCAGTAGTTAACCAGACTAGTCTAGTTCTACTGAACCAAGGTTGCAACTAGCAACTTGTTATGCTAACGCTAAAAAGATGTATGGAACCCTGGTGGCTAACCAACTAGTAGCGCACGTGTAATAGTAGAGCATCTAAGCAGAATAGATGCCCATACATTTGTATAGTGTTGGCAATG encodes:
- the larp4aa gene encoding la ribonucleoprotein 4Aa isoform X1; translated protein: MSSDQGGEPPLLQEEADPGPKTSGKDKTPPGIGGGSGGMVTSKGAGLNPNAKVWQEMPVAASEAPAEADDGSQWPQADITEGYSETSPAVCKPYPVCVLPLEEASPAAAAAEVAVNGMDPSDPGFPPADVTTAVVSKMTAEQPLPSENLREVLKKELEFYFSRENLSKDLYLMSQMDSDQFVPIWTIASMEGIKAHTTDMDLILDVLRSSPMVQVDEKGEKVRPNHKRCIIILREVPETTPVEEVEALFKNDNCPKVISVEFAHNNNWYITFQSDTDAQQAHRYLREEVKTFQGKPIMARIKAINTFFAKNGYRSMDSSMYAQQTQTQSQYSSPLYMQPVYPQQQYPVYGIVPPTWTTSPAPYFETPLAPFPNSGFVNGFNSPGHYKTGSNSLNISRPFNRNRVPLYSRKNVINAFRNHVKPQMRSGEVGPAAATPQESLTGLRSPQPPSNPASVQAPTDMNAAFPHLSSDPTDDGMAGRGRRSTYRGTRRRREDERIPRPTPLAEVKLSPPKFDLAATNFPPLPGSVVSTQGEPVLENRMSDVVRGLNKDKQTEQASKEASAHVAPAPEETAPVSSLAQPVAKPAAQPHGPPAPSVTHHEKKVERAEPPAPKVAQQSAPPPTTPNPPSSTQPLPGPKPQPSVVSSSQAAASTSASSTTSTSTTTAPIPVMEPRKLSYAEVCQRPPKDYPPPASAQAPSPSGSAAGQPLRELRVNKAEEPGSSSGSSPGDRQDKTHEREGGWECKESRPPRDSQGYRSNGPRGSGGLKFREQRRPPPARRSSPQGGPRHTGKEQNIPPALPK
- the larp4aa gene encoding la ribonucleoprotein 4Aa isoform X2, which translates into the protein MSSDQGGEPPLLQEEADPGPKTSGKDKTPPGIGGGSGGMVTSKGAGLNPNAKVWQEMPVAASEAPAEADDGSQWPQADITEGYSETSPAVCKPYPVCVLPLEEASPAAAAAEVAVNGMDPSDPGFPPADVTTAVVSKMTAEQPLPSENLREVLKKELEFYFSRENLSKDLYLMSQMDSDQFVPIWTIASMEGIKAHTTDMDLILDVLRSSPMVQVDEKGEKVRPNHKRCIIILREVPETTPVEEVEALFKNDNCPKVISVEFAHNNNWYITFQSDTDAQQAHRYLREEVKTFQGKPIMARIKAINTFFAKNGYRSMDSSMYAQQTQTQSQYSSPLYMQPVYPQQQYPVYGIVPPTWTTSPAPYFETPLAPFPNSGFVNGFNSPGHYKTGSNSLNISRPFNRNRNHVKPQMRSGEVGPAAATPQESLTGLRSPQPPSNPASVQAPTDMNAAFPHLSSDPTDDGMAGRGRRSTYRGTRRRREDERIPRPTPLAEVKLSPPKFDLAATNFPPLPGSVVSTQGEPVLENRMSDVVRGLNKDKQTEQASKEASAHVAPAPEETAPVSSLAQPVAKPAAQPHGPPAPSVTHHEKKVERAEPPAPKVAQQSAPPPTTPNPPSSTQPLPGPKPQPSVVSSSQAAASTSASSTTSTSTTTAPIPVMEPRKLSYAEVCQRPPKDYPPPASAQAPSPSGSAAGQPLRELRVNKAEEPGSSSGSSPGDRQDKTHEREGGWECKESRPPRDSQGYRSNGPRGSGGLKFREQRRPPPARRSSPQGGPRHTGKEQNIPPALPK